One Kitasatospora sp. MAP12-44 DNA segment encodes these proteins:
- a CDS encoding DNA polymerase, with amino-acid sequence MKTYCQTLAGDLVSVHVPQTPEDLRQFTDWAEQAARRGPLGLDTETTGLDIYAPRFRLRTVQFGDAHTAWVIHWELGAEFQRAARCVLDNAHAFMIHNAPYDWQVLDRHAGLPIEALAPRTTDTRILAKLIDPRERKEGGLGSALKPLSAKHIDPSAPDTQEGLTAVFNSLGFTKETGWAGISIHHPTYNLYAGLDAILAARLAPKLRTELARLDVRETLVPYEHELARICSIMTRAGMVLDIEYTETLSGQLGEQAEKFARVAARYGVTSVNSGAQISEALGAMGETLTERTDNGALKVDKNVLLPLADLDEDWQRIGVREPNPLADAVLRSKRAGRWRTTYAERFLREVDSSGRIHAALDTLQARTGRMAAGLAAQTLPSGDFEIRRSILADEGHVFISTDFQAIELRVLAALADVKRMREAIAAGEDLHGFTAGLIYGADYTPKHRKLAKAGGLGKVYGGGADALSQQTGAPIEDVRRMLAAYDRVYPEVKRASRRWQREAFQNGMVAISPVGRRLPLDRDRSYAIVNYLCQSTARDVLGQSVLNMEAAGLLPYLRFLIHDETLASAPKGEAKEVAREIEKCMTFPLFGVPIEAKAEIGGRSWGSLYGADF; translated from the coding sequence ATGAAGACGTACTGCCAGACGCTGGCCGGGGACCTAGTAAGCGTGCATGTCCCGCAAACCCCAGAGGACTTGCGGCAGTTCACGGACTGGGCCGAGCAAGCCGCCCGGCGCGGCCCCCTCGGGCTCGATACCGAGACAACAGGCTTGGACATCTATGCCCCACGCTTCCGGTTGCGCACGGTCCAGTTCGGGGATGCGCACACAGCGTGGGTCATCCATTGGGAGCTGGGTGCTGAGTTCCAACGCGCCGCCCGATGCGTACTTGACAACGCGCACGCGTTCATGATTCACAACGCGCCGTATGACTGGCAAGTCCTAGACAGGCACGCCGGTTTGCCGATCGAAGCTCTCGCACCACGGACGACAGATACCCGCATCCTGGCCAAGCTCATCGACCCGAGAGAGCGGAAGGAGGGTGGCCTAGGCTCGGCCCTAAAGCCCCTGAGTGCCAAGCACATCGACCCGTCGGCGCCGGACACCCAAGAGGGTCTGACGGCAGTCTTCAACTCGCTTGGCTTCACCAAAGAAACCGGCTGGGCCGGAATCAGCATCCATCATCCAACTTACAATCTCTACGCCGGACTTGATGCCATCCTTGCCGCACGACTCGCGCCGAAGCTCCGAACTGAGCTTGCCCGGTTGGACGTTCGGGAGACGCTAGTTCCCTATGAGCATGAACTAGCCCGAATCTGCTCGATCATGACGCGCGCCGGTATGGTCCTCGATATCGAATACACCGAGACACTGAGCGGCCAACTCGGCGAACAGGCCGAGAAGTTCGCGCGTGTTGCCGCCCGGTACGGCGTGACTAGCGTCAACTCAGGGGCGCAGATCTCCGAAGCGCTAGGTGCCATGGGCGAGACCCTGACGGAGCGAACTGACAACGGGGCGTTGAAAGTTGATAAGAACGTCCTGCTGCCGCTCGCCGACTTGGACGAGGATTGGCAGCGCATCGGCGTACGGGAGCCAAACCCGTTGGCGGACGCGGTACTTCGGAGCAAGCGCGCCGGACGCTGGCGCACAACCTACGCCGAGCGGTTCCTACGCGAAGTCGATTCGAGCGGCCGGATCCACGCGGCCCTAGACACCCTGCAAGCCCGAACGGGCCGCATGGCCGCCGGACTTGCCGCACAGACCCTCCCAAGTGGCGACTTCGAGATCCGTCGGAGCATTCTCGCCGACGAAGGCCACGTGTTCATCAGTACGGACTTTCAAGCGATCGAACTACGGGTTTTGGCTGCTCTCGCCGATGTGAAGCGAATGCGCGAAGCAATCGCCGCCGGAGAGGACTTGCACGGGTTCACGGCCGGTCTCATCTACGGCGCCGACTACACGCCAAAGCATCGGAAGCTAGCCAAGGCTGGTGGACTGGGAAAGGTTTACGGCGGTGGCGCCGACGCCCTTTCCCAGCAGACCGGAGCGCCAATTGAGGACGTGCGTCGAATGCTTGCCGCATACGATCGGGTCTACCCCGAGGTCAAGCGGGCTTCGCGTCGCTGGCAGCGGGAAGCCTTTCAGAACGGCATGGTAGCAATCTCGCCAGTCGGCAGGCGCTTGCCGCTCGATCGGGACCGAAGTTACGCGATCGTGAATTACCTATGCCAGAGCACCGCGAGGGATGTTCTCGGGCAATCAGTCCTCAATATGGAAGCGGCCGGATTGCTGCCCTACCTCCGCTTCCTGATTCATGACGAGACGCTGGCGTCGGCCCCGAAGGGTGAGGCGAAGGAGGTAGCGCGCGAGATCGAGAAGTGCATGACGTTCCCCTTGTTCGGAGTTCCGATTGAGGCGAAGGCGGAGATCGGCGGCCGGTCGTGGGGGTCGCTCTATGGCGCCGACTTCTGA
- a CDS encoding phage/plasmid primase, P4 family produces MVGNGGKTMLFTDVLAHFRNLGQEPDGGYIALCPAHADTRPSLRIWGGENGTVRVTCRSGCSFADVVKAAGLRQRDMFNATGPGLTVSSVAPSPVGVGPIAALRTYVDATSAQLGSFGDPAADYARQYLADRFGLTFEAAAELELGVDAGGTAHQFAYRTRAFSDYPRLTVPFTGFDGVVRALQGRDLSGKCPGRWVSLQNPEGARWAAYGFFRGSGGYGVTLITEGPSDALTAVACGYDVVFVRGASLASMPELAAELAAGLRHTQVIVAGDNDSAGQGFTRRLTEALRANGVEVFALQLPHARDDLTAWRARDPEGFPSALHRAVNMAQYSEEAQRLAAEAELSDRTGADAVTRDEGQEAARVLAGLMERYGSSDAMNAHALVAWCDDRIRFAPGLGFFVWTGRVWERSEVKIRQEIHRMGAALVLAGKLREAHPYTMTTRIEAMLTELRSVPSVHMKSSDFDAQPHLLSFRNGTVDLRTGRMHRHRQEDLLTYCLDVDYRPDARADRWERFLAEIFPKNHELAEYMRRLVGYGITGAVDEQCFAVFWGEGANGKSVLTDTLTAVFRSITKTTPFATFEEKQSGGIPNDVAALRGARLVMASEGEAGRPMSEAVLKRVTGKDMISARFLRQEFFEFKPTFLLALATNHKPKFKSQDEGLWRRVKLIPFLRFFPLHEREYDLDEKLLKEREGIAAWAVRGAVEWYAEGLKDPSVIQHATREYRETSDALAGFFPGVLEPADASFAMSGTDAFNRYLGWCEDENLPAKERWTRRAFYDAMEERGIGRTKKMNGISLSGIRLATLDPAAAGSSNFYK; encoded by the coding sequence ATGGTGGGCAACGGAGGGAAAACAATGCTTTTTACTGACGTGCTCGCGCACTTCCGCAACTTGGGCCAGGAGCCGGACGGCGGATACATCGCGCTGTGTCCTGCCCATGCGGACACGCGACCGTCGTTGAGGATTTGGGGAGGAGAGAACGGCACTGTTCGTGTCACGTGCCGCTCGGGCTGTTCGTTCGCCGATGTGGTGAAAGCCGCCGGTCTCCGGCAGCGAGACATGTTCAACGCCACCGGTCCCGGGCTGACTGTGTCCTCCGTGGCGCCGTCGCCGGTCGGTGTCGGACCCATAGCCGCACTGCGGACGTACGTGGACGCCACGTCGGCCCAGCTCGGTTCCTTTGGCGACCCGGCAGCCGACTACGCGCGGCAGTACCTCGCTGATCGCTTCGGGCTTACCTTTGAGGCTGCCGCCGAGCTGGAACTAGGCGTAGACGCCGGAGGAACTGCCCACCAATTCGCCTACCGGACACGGGCGTTCAGCGACTATCCGCGTCTCACGGTGCCCTTCACCGGCTTTGACGGCGTGGTGCGGGCCCTTCAGGGGCGAGACCTATCCGGGAAGTGCCCCGGACGCTGGGTCTCCCTACAGAACCCCGAAGGGGCTAGGTGGGCTGCCTACGGCTTTTTCAGGGGCTCAGGGGGCTACGGGGTCACCCTGATCACGGAAGGGCCCTCAGATGCCCTCACGGCCGTTGCGTGCGGCTATGACGTCGTCTTCGTGCGGGGGGCCTCTCTCGCCAGCATGCCGGAGCTTGCCGCCGAGCTAGCCGCTGGTCTCCGGCACACTCAAGTGATCGTTGCCGGGGACAACGACTCCGCCGGACAAGGCTTCACGCGTCGGCTCACAGAAGCCTTGCGCGCCAACGGAGTTGAGGTCTTCGCGCTTCAACTCCCGCACGCTCGCGACGACTTGACGGCATGGCGTGCACGTGACCCCGAGGGCTTCCCGTCGGCCCTTCACCGCGCCGTGAACATGGCTCAGTACAGCGAGGAAGCGCAACGGCTCGCAGCAGAAGCCGAGTTGAGCGACCGTACGGGCGCCGACGCCGTGACCCGCGACGAAGGCCAGGAAGCCGCGCGAGTGCTCGCCGGACTCATGGAGCGGTACGGGTCGAGTGATGCCATGAATGCGCATGCACTGGTGGCGTGGTGCGATGACCGAATCAGGTTCGCCCCGGGGCTCGGCTTCTTCGTGTGGACCGGTCGAGTCTGGGAACGATCAGAAGTCAAGATCCGGCAAGAGATTCACCGGATGGGGGCAGCTCTCGTACTGGCCGGGAAGCTTCGGGAAGCGCATCCCTACACGATGACCACTCGAATTGAAGCGATGCTGACCGAGCTTCGTTCGGTGCCGAGCGTCCACATGAAATCTTCCGACTTCGATGCACAACCGCACCTTCTGAGTTTCAGGAACGGCACGGTGGACCTTCGGACTGGCCGCATGCACCGGCATCGACAGGAAGACCTGCTGACCTACTGCCTAGATGTGGACTACCGGCCGGATGCGCGCGCCGACAGGTGGGAACGTTTTCTCGCCGAGATCTTCCCGAAGAACCACGAGCTTGCCGAGTACATGCGCCGACTTGTCGGATACGGCATCACTGGCGCCGTTGACGAACAGTGCTTCGCGGTTTTCTGGGGTGAGGGCGCGAACGGAAAATCTGTATTGACCGACACCTTGACGGCCGTCTTCCGCAGCATTACCAAAACAACTCCATTCGCAACTTTTGAGGAAAAGCAGAGCGGCGGGATCCCGAATGATGTGGCCGCATTGCGCGGCGCCCGGCTGGTCATGGCCAGCGAAGGTGAAGCGGGACGCCCGATGTCCGAAGCCGTGCTCAAGCGCGTCACCGGGAAGGACATGATCAGCGCGAGATTTCTTCGCCAGGAGTTTTTCGAGTTCAAGCCGACATTTCTTTTGGCGCTGGCAACGAACCATAAGCCCAAATTCAAATCTCAGGACGAAGGGCTGTGGCGACGCGTGAAGCTGATTCCGTTCCTGCGCTTCTTTCCACTCCATGAACGCGAGTACGACCTAGACGAAAAGCTCTTGAAGGAACGGGAAGGCATTGCCGCATGGGCCGTCCGTGGCGCCGTCGAATGGTACGCCGAGGGACTGAAGGACCCGAGCGTCATTCAGCACGCAACGCGAGAGTACAGGGAAACCAGTGACGCTCTCGCAGGCTTCTTTCCGGGAGTCCTGGAACCGGCGGACGCATCATTCGCAATGAGCGGAACGGACGCGTTCAACCGGTATCTCGGCTGGTGTGAAGACGAGAACCTTCCCGCCAAAGAACGATGGACGCGGCGAGCGTTCTATGACGCGATGGAAGAGCGCGGGATCGGTCGAACGAAGAAGATGAATGGCATTTCGCTGAGCGGGATTCGGCTGGCGACGCTCGACCCTGCCGCCGCCGGATCCAGCAACTTCTACAAGTAG
- a CDS encoding N-acetylmuramoyl-L-alanine amidase — MARFSGADWIGPTPNLYPGGMVEHRGLVLHIQDGTESGSEAWFTNPESQASAHFLNPKTGNLRQLVDTEDAAWAEMAGNRHWVSIENEGTPPDALTPSQIENAARLLAWLHSTYGIPLQSTDDPNGTGVGWHGMGGDSWGGHFGCPGDPIKNQRPEIIARAAQLTGQPAPAPAPAPAPAPSGPAWPGEYLSLRSPMLHDGNVQTWQQRMKDRGWNITADGWYGPASANVCKAFQSEKGLTADGVVGPVTWSAAWTSPVT, encoded by the coding sequence TTGGCACGTTTCTCCGGCGCTGACTGGATTGGCCCGACCCCGAATCTCTACCCGGGCGGGATGGTGGAGCATCGCGGCCTAGTGCTGCACATTCAGGATGGGACCGAGTCCGGTTCCGAGGCATGGTTCACCAATCCTGAGTCTCAGGCTTCCGCGCACTTCCTGAACCCGAAGACCGGCAATCTCCGTCAGCTGGTCGATACCGAAGATGCCGCGTGGGCTGAGATGGCAGGCAATCGGCACTGGGTTTCCATTGAGAACGAGGGAACCCCGCCGGACGCGCTAACCCCCTCTCAGATCGAGAATGCGGCCCGTCTGCTGGCGTGGCTGCACTCGACCTACGGCATCCCTCTCCAGAGCACTGATGACCCCAACGGGACCGGCGTTGGCTGGCACGGAATGGGTGGCGATTCTTGGGGTGGTCACTTCGGCTGCCCCGGCGACCCGATCAAGAATCAGCGTCCGGAGATCATCGCGCGTGCGGCTCAGCTGACCGGTCAGCCTGCCCCCGCTCCGGCCCCCGCTCCGGCGCCTGCCCCGTCCGGCCCGGCGTGGCCCGGCGAGTACCTGAGCCTGCGGTCTCCGATGCTCCATGACGGCAACGTGCAGACGTGGCAGCAGCGCATGAAGGACCGGGGTTGGAACATCACCGCAGACGGCTGGTACGGCCCGGCAAGTGCCAACGTCTGCAAGGCATTTCAGTCTGAGAAGGGGCTGACCGCAGACGGTGTGGTTGGGCCGGTCACCTGGTCTGCCGCGTGGACTTCGCCGGTCACCTAA